tgggtgttccattgattaatgattaacacattgacgtattgtccctgaatcactgaaaatacatggttaacatatgattagtatgattaacataagtatgattaacattaTGCAATCAACTGCGTAACATATTACAAGGTTCCCGtggggtcttaaaaagtctaaaattcagaaagttaaatttaaggccttaaaatgtctttaaaatgcccagattttcatcataggtcttaaatttaatttacccaagtcttaaaattcttacctccgttcattcccaaaaagcgttgtccgcagaaaataaaatagtaaaacgcagtaaaactaatccgttggttgtgttttctggtctgcaccggtgtctgctgggtaataaaactacaaatcccattgcgtgatcactgcagctaggcaaacaGTTTGAGAAGTCTCCCAGACTTCTGCAAAACTTGCACTCTCAGAcactgacgtcaggtgcacgttcagccacaacaggaagtgcaggggaatcaagcgctaacttagctcttgaggccaatgtgaacggtatgttgttttactatttgtattactgaatgatatagttacaagtttatttcatgccatacattattgcaatgtaaatgttttgatgtagtgcgttagtaacttttttctctgatgactgtagtgaattttttcagttaaaaggcaactactagccagttggctcacgatatcttatcataaaataaacacatttctacttttacagagcttttcatggagttactttgtgaatgtcttagtttccagcatatagtttgTAGTTGTTCGTGTGGAGACGTTTCTCGGTGTCCTTATGTtaaggcaaggcaagtttttattatcatacacaggggttaACCCGTGTGGATTCTCtttgtttatcagctgtttccagttgttttcattatcgctgatgggtttggaacgtaacttccgcgataggcgggggatcactatatattttaaggcttaaactataaaaagtttatgtatatggtctttctatatcgcggattttcacctatggctgatgggtctggatcccccgcctatcgcggaagttacgttccagacccatcagcgataggtgaaaatctgcgatatagaaagaccatatacataaactttttatagtttaagccttaaaataccactcccacatgctttaaacacatgtgaacttattgaaacgcactttgtaaacacatatgatatgtggatgttgggatAAGGATATgaatgacataaaatatgagaatttctggtatcatttgaatgtttctagtaatgcatcgtgttggtcttaaattttactcataatggtcttaaaaggtcttaaatttaacttactgaaacctgcaagaaccctgatattatatattgactactacaactactttaataagctacaactctttgtgcaccagttggggcggcttcgagtctcttcctgcaagtggtttctcccccccctttgctccactgtctgcctctccaaggtccgagcttctgcggagccaactgcaggcagcctcgccccccccccccccgtgctttTCAATTCAGCCCAAACTTGAAAGCACAGCGATATGTGGCAGCAGAGGATAGAAAGGGAGGTGGAGACGGCATCATGTGATCACAGCCATCTGAAACCCATCATTTTCAAATTTCCCAGAATCATTGTACAGGTCAGTGGTTCTCAGGTTGTGGAGCACAGGATGACTTTCTATACACTTTAAAGTAAatgttacatatttatttcaatgCCAGCCCCCTGGCTCAGCAAATTTAATTGGTAGCATCCGGTAGCTGGGGACCTCTGTGAAATTTAATGTGAggaaaattaattaaaagatTGGATAGGTGGCAGAGATGAGGGCTAGGGGGTTAACCACCTGACTGTTTGTACTTGCATGACAGTCTGCAATCTTTACcaatgtgcaataaatgaataggtgTCTTTTCAGAGTTGTGTGGCACAACTAGgagcattcaggtaaaaacacattttttggcTTTCACATGATCCATCCAGTATTTCTCAAAATTGTAGAGGTCGGCGGTGTGGGTGGAGTTGGGATTAGATGAGGGGAAATGGGTGACAGTGCTGTCCAGGCAATACGTTGTTGTTGTTCCGACAGCATTTTTTCTAGTTAAGATTCTTTCTTTTACTTCTGATACTTTCCCATAAAGGGATCTGGAAGATTCAAAGCAGCTGTGATCACATGGATTGAAGAGGGCAAAGAAAGAGGGTCATGCAAGGGAGCTTCCTCTTCCCTCTCAGTACCCTGCTGGATAGCCCATCTTCCTGGGGTCCGACTCAGCGTCAAGCAGATTCTCCCTCCTCAGTATGGCCTGCACCACTGCCTCGGCTGTTTTCAGAAACTCGATCACGTGGTTTTTCTTTGCCAATCCATCCAGCACACTCTAAGCACATAGAAAGACAAGTACAGCTTTGTCGTCATCTGTGTTAGTGCTGCCAGCGTTGTCTGTCGTCTTACCGTTCTCCTTAGTTACCTGATTAAAGCCCGCCTCTACTACAGTGGTGTTGGGACGGAGCTGGTTGTGGATCCTTGGCTCCTTCACCGCCTTCCTCAGGTCATAATTAAAAAACAGCGAGTTGAGGATCACCTGTCAGAGAAATGGACGAGTCAGTTGAAGCACCATGGCAAGAGGATGGGCATGCAGAATGGGTCTACTGACCAGGGCGGTCGCCGTTGTGATCTTGgtcccaccaccacctcccacCACCATTTTGACCTTTCCCCCCTTGTCTGTGAGGATTGTTGGACACATGGAGGACAGAGGCCTTTTTCCTAAGTCATAAAAACCAAGTCAGATTTTCAAAAGGAACTAAAAAGGCTACTACTTTAGCCATGAGTTTTCTGAATTCAAGTGAGTATTCATGAGTGTTATCAGAAACCactattaaataaaaacacaaacactttgactgaaatgcagaaAGCTAAAGTATTAGTAAAAGAGCACTGACATGTAGGATTTGTAGTTACGATGCCATTTTTCAAGCTAAACAACCCCTTAGAGGCTAGTTAACTGCATGTCACAGTTCCAAAGGCCTCATGTTCCCCCTCACAATAATCTTACACATTTTTCATGCTAGACATAAAAACATGTGCAGCTAAACACTGTGTACCTAGGAGAGAAATAAGGAAATTAAATTCTGTATTTGTGCCCAGTGTCTTGTGAAATTGTTTTTCGTACTTAAGCTATACAAAAGCCCTCATCTCTGGCTCCCTCACCTGGACGGATGTAGTTGTTGGGTGAAGGATCCACTCCATAGCCATTAGTGATATTGGGAGAGCTGAAGTCGTCCATCTCGTTATTGAAGAGGATACCAGTCCTCCGGGACAGAACCTTAGAACCAAAACTGAGAATATTGCGCAttcaatgcctttttggaataCTGAGTCTTCCATGCCAGTTTACATAGACATCAATGACTGTGGATCAGTGTACAAAATGCTAACATActggaaaataaatgaatatctTAAAGGTTTTACATTGTGGCCTGGTCCCCCTGATATATAAATGAATCTGTAAATCATTTGTTTCCAAGTTTAACTTGGTCATTATTAAAGAGGATGATTTAGTTTTAGTTAATGAGATAAATGACTTTAACTATTCTAGATTCATCAGACTTGGTTGTAAGGCAGTTTCTATCTAAAAAATGATGAAACCTTCTGCACAATGGATATATTTCAGGTTATATGCTTTGCACAAGAGAAATACAGCAGGGAGTAGAACCAGAAATCTTTGAGTTATGAGACCTTGAGGCCTTGTCTACAGGCTTAGGTGGGAAGCCATGGTAACAGTGGTAAACTAGTTGGTAACCATACGGGTAGTTGATAGAGCTAGTGACTGCTACAGCGCTGCCATCCTCTGCCACGACGGAGAGCTGGGCCGTGCCCTGGCTGCTGGGGACGTAGTAGTCAGGCCCATAGTAGCTTTCGCGGTGGGTGGTGTTGTCAGTGATCTTGTTGCGAAGGTTTTCAGCGAACTTCTCTGAGGTCATGTTAGCTATGAGCTGAGGGAACAGAGATCAGAGCTGCTGTTTAAGTCCTTACCACTAAATCGGTGAGGTAGGTGAGAGtcagtacatttacatgcacagctaagtcGAGGTACGATTATAGCTCAACTACGCCATTTAATCGGAGTACTGTCCTTGACCGAATATACATGCATGAGAAGGGAATAGATTTATTGACTGAAATATGTCTGACTCCGCTACAATAGTTGGCtatatggctcctttcagcttgttagtattgggctttttccGGTTGATCTATTACGTCACGGAcgtaaaaattaattaaattaataacaatggatgtgtggacaaatgaagtgacacaagctttaattgcgATCTGGTCGGAAGTATAGATAAAACAAGTATAGGGtagcataacaagaaataaagtacactcaatgataaaaaaaaaaaaaaagttaagcacccagagtGATGGAAATGAAATTACTCAGcatgtggtgaaaggtcatgtgactatcACAATGAttatacactgcccggccaaaaaaaaaagtcgccatttgaatttatatcagcaaatacttaagagccaatgactggatcattattacagctccgctacgttatgcagcaataaagtgaagtcagctgagtacctgaatctactgaatggccaaattacacctccatccatcatcaatggattgttttcttccctgttggcatgggcatattccaggacaagaattccaagattcaatgggttcgaattgtcagagagtggttcaggaagcatgaggaatcattttcacgcatgacttgttcaccacagagttgtgaccttaacctcattgaaggtctttgggatctgctgaaggaggctttattgagtggttcaactcacttgtcaatacaggatctcggtgagaaattaatgcaaatatggattaaaataaagggtgagatgttgcttaagcctgtggaaacaataGCATGACAAATGTgtgccataatcaaagctaaaggcggtccaatgaaaaattcaaattgcgactttttttttggccgggcagtgtaatatcagatcaaatggacaacagagttggcagcatgggcacactgctggtcccatgtctGTAAGGTGTGGCACCCTCCCGGGCCTGGATACATGTAGCGATAGGGTGTGGAAGGGAGTCGTACAGCCATTATATCCTCTCCTGCGGcaagtcggcccacagctgttgtaactggccctcgagatcctgcagattggcactgggtctgagttgacATCGGAGCAGATCCCACACGTTTGATGGGGAAAGATCGGGGAACCTGGATGGCCACtggaggacctcaacatgacgcaGACAGTCCATAGAAAGTTGAAAGACTGTAACAGGCTGCTGTCTCAGGAGGGATAAGACATGCGGACTCAGGATGTCACTGACATAGCGCTGTGCCATCAGGGTCACCCAAATCACTACCAGAAATGACCTTAAGTCATACCCTTTTGGCTCCCCACCCCATGATTCCAAGAGTGACACCAATGagtctctccacaacattggcaggATCAGTCCTCTCCCCTCAGCACCACCATACACACCCTTAACTTATAATAACTTCACTTTAGGTTTTCTATGCAAAAGAAGCTTTGATCTTGATATATTTCTTCATGTGCATAGATTAGAACAGAGACATTTTAtccttttatttttgtatacGGAGTCTGGTCTGCAAGTCTGTACACACAAGCTAAGAAATCGCTTCAGTTAGATTACCACAAGAACGATCACTAGACCCCACCTTGGACTGATTCAGGGTAAGCACCTCGCTGGGAGGTATTCGGTTTATGAATCATTACCCTCAGCTACCATACTAACAAATGCCTCCTACTCCTTTGAATGGTATCCAATGGTGACAGCCCCAATACCTTAGGATTAGAGCTTAATGGGGTGACGGACTTACATTGGTGATGTTCAGGTAACGAGGATCCCCCAGATTGCTCCTCTTGCCGTAGGCGAAGCGAAAGGCTTCCACAATGCGGTGGTAGGTAAGGGTCTTCGTCTCTGTGTCAGAGACACTCGCGGCTGTTAAGTTATAGCCTGTCGGCAGAAGAATTCCGTTAAGCAGCAGCTGGGAAACTGTGGAATTCCATGTGTAGCCAAGTGGGGAATATTGATTCCTTCGCCCTATTGGTTCCCTTGTGTTTTGGGCGTGGCTTAGTGCTGTATATAGGGGGTGGATGGCTAGGTATGGCGCTGATGCGGCTCCTGTTGCTGGCGGTGGAGGTAGCAGCCGTGGTGTGAGTGCGCAGGAGGTTGACTGGCACATTCGTTCTCATCCCTTAACCATTGATGTGGTATGTTGGGGGTCGAGCGGTTGGTGTAATGCGCGCCTTTGGGGAGCTGTGTCCTGTTGCCGGTAAGCCCTCGGTTTTAATATGTGTGCCCCGCGATTATACCTACCGTCATTAAGCAGCTTGTGTTTTTGTAGTTGGGGAGGTGGTGAAGGCAGCCCCAGCAGTGTTATAAGTCCTCAGGCTGGTGGTAGGTATATCGGGGATATTAGCGGGGGTATTTATTTGTTAGTGTGacctgtaattattttaatatattgcaGGTTTACTGGGAATGTGGACCTCgccgctgttttgttttgtctgtctgtctacacGCGATCGACATCGGCATATCCTGTGGAGcacagggggcccgtggggggggggggtagcccAGCGTGGAACCTTGGTGCCTGGAGCCTCTTGGAGCGGTGCCATTCTGCTGCCGATCTCTGCGTATAGCCTATATACACTGCCTCAAGATTTTGTAATTTGGTTTCCTTTGGTTTGCTTTATTATATTGTATGGATtgattatttgtatttttttggtttgttttaatttatcttGTTTTGCTGTGATTTTGTATTTTAGCTTTGGGTGGTTAAGCAGGTGCCGCGGGGTAGCGGGAAGCAGCTGTACTATACTAACTTGGTGTCTTGTCTTTTCGCTGTTTCAGGGCTAGTAGCCTTGAGCGGCACCCTCCTGGCTGGTGGTGGACCTCACCCGTGTGCATGTGCAGTATAAGTCACTGGTATTGGCTCACTAAGCACATGTGGGTGTGGTTGTCTGTGCTCCTGTGAAGTACCCACGGAGGTCGTGTTTTATCTGGCGTGGTTTGCTGCAATGGTTAAGTGCCAAAGGGGTTTTAGATTTATTGTGTGTAGTGTGGATTATTGAATCTTCCATGGGATGTAATGAAAACTTTTGCTGATTCACATCTCTGGCCCTTTCCAGTGAATCGAACCTGTGTGCTGTATTTGAGTTGGGTTATCATTGTCCCCGGGTGCGGTGTCCCTGGGGTGGTGTAGTCGGCTATTTATAAAAAGGGTATTGTAGATCACTCCGCCACACATGGAAATactcatcaaaaaaaaaaactgacggTTATAAGAGGGAATTTGAAACCATCTTAAAGACAGAAAGACAACCTTCTTTCCATCCAAATGAAACCGTGGAGATATTTGTTCAATGAAAGGGAGCAGCTTTCATTACAACATTGAAGCGAAAGTCACAGTGCAAAACACCTAGGAGCAGTGGCTGGAGGCTGTCATTATTGATTTGCAGGATAAGCCCTGATGATTCCTGCAACCTTCTCTTAGAGAGGAGTTTGCTTGGGACAACAGAAGCTGTTTAGAGAAGGTGCTCCATCAGAGCTGAAGTCTAAAGAGAAAAAGTCCACAGTTCTGGAAAGTCACAGCTCCACCTACTGCTGAAACCTGCTTCCCCAACTGTAACCCCTGGAGACCTGAGTGTTAATGTCACAGGCAGGCTTTTGCTGCTTTAAAGGTCCCCGAATCACTCAGCAGACTAATACCAGTCACTTATTCTCCCTTCCTGTTATGTCATGGCAAATTTGCAAGATGGAGAATGGCAGGATTTGGCCAGCAGTGCCTGATAACCCACTGTGACTTTCATATTGtctgcggggggagggggacgcaGCTTACCTTTCAGGGTGTTAAGTATAAGGGCGAGGACTGGACCACTGGACGGGGCACTGGGGGCCCACATAGTGTACTGGTCCACTTCTACTTTCAGCGGGCTTTCATCTAGCTGAGGTCGGTAGGTCTGCAGGTCCTCCAGTGTGATGATACCCCCTGGAACGCAAACAAAGAGACATTGGGCTCTATACTACGTCTTGTAATTAGTCATTGGCTTGCATATTGGCGGATTGCCAGGTAGTAGAAGAGTACTTCTCTCCAGATAATACGGATCTACTAATGCGCAAAGTGAAAGCACCATCTACGGCAACAGCAAGAATCCTCCGATGTTGAGGTCTGTTTTCCTGCGGAACCCTCCACAAAAGAATACTATGCCTACTTTGGTTTTACACCGCCAGCCACTTGGAAGGACATTAGCATTCTGAACATCCCTTGTCACTCTTGTGAATGTGCAGTTAATGATGGCAGAGTAAGCGTCTCAGTTGCTGGAGCCTGCATGTGTATTACTTGCGATTCCCTGTTCAATCAAGTACTCCTGGATTTCTTTTGCTGTCCATTTCTCTGCTGTTTTGAACCCCAACATGCTGGTAAGCGAAGGGTTAGGGCAATATTTGGTAAAGATCACGGTGACTTCACAACTTGGCCCTTCAGTGCAAGGTAGAGCCCTTTAGGTCAATTATTCTATGCATTCATTTCAGTCAGTAGGTTGTTTGAGTTACAGGGAATTCTTGATACAGGGTCAATGGCCTGTACCCTCAATGATGGACATATTCCTGCCACCATTGTTACAAAGAAGTGTCCAAAAACTGAAAGGATGATTTTAGTAGGTTGTGAAGGTCTGCA
This is a stretch of genomic DNA from Paramormyrops kingsleyae isolate MSU_618 chromosome 7, PKINGS_0.4, whole genome shotgun sequence. It encodes these proteins:
- the LOC111842199 gene encoding glutathione hydrolase 1 proenzyme-like, producing the protein MCDCLSLHHQDRLLGVPTTSCTSDYDFHFSFLIIVCSAFGSPFPEVSKLQRRKMVWKMIIILLAIIFEASCNFYRPLGDRHSFSRAAVASDVGPCSEVGRDVMKKGGSAVDASIAALLCVGVLNPYSLGIGGGLFFTIYNATTGKVETINARGTAPLNASEDMYSGNKQLSSKGGLAIAVPGEIRGYELAHRRHGRLPWKDLFEPSIRLARKGFPISNALASAIDKNKDTIQGDAALCNVFCNANKRPLKENETIRFPTLANTYERIATEGPDVYYTGKMAEDIVNDIQEAGGIITLEDLQTYRPQLDESPLKVEVDQYTMWAPSAPSSGPVLALILNTLKGYNLTAASVSDTETKTLTYHRIVEAFRFAYGKRSNLGDPRYLNITNLIANMTSEKFAENLRNKITDNTTHRESYYGPDYYVPSSQGTAQLSVVAEDGSAVAVTSSINYPFGSKVLSRRTGILFNNEMDDFSSPNITNGYGVDPSPNNYIRPGKRPLSSMCPTILTDKGGKVKMVVGGGGGTKITTATALVILNSLFFNYDLRKAVKEPRIHNQLRPNTTVVEAGFNQSVLDGLAKKNHVIEFLKTAEAVVQAILRRENLLDAESDPRKMGYPAGY